CGGCGGCGCCCGGCACGCGGGTGAGTCCGCCATCGACGGCGCCGCGCGCGAGGCGGCCGAGGAGGCGGGTGTGCCGCCCGCGGGGATCCGGCCCGTCCTCGCCACGGTGCTCGACCTCGGCTTCTGGAGCTACACGACCGTCACCGCCCGCGTCCTCCGCCCGTTCGAGCCGCGCGTCGCCGACGCCGAGAGCATCGAGCTGAGCTGGGTGCCGGTCGACGAGGTCGACGCCCGGGAGCTGCACCCGGGCTTCGGCCGGGCCTGGCCGATGCTGCGCGGCGAGCTCGCGCGCGAGGTCACGCTCGTCGTCGACACCGCGAACCTGCTCGGGTCCCGGCCGGACGGCTGGTGGCACGACCGGGCCGGATCCACCACCCGCCTCCTCGTCGAGCTCGACGGCTTGGCGCGCGACGGCCTCCCCGCCGCCGACCTCGGGCTGCCGGGGGACGTCAGGTGGCCGGAGGTCGTCGCCGTAGTGGAGGGGCACGCGCGGGACGCGGCGCTGCCGTCGCCCGCGCAGGACGCGGCCCCGCCCGTGCTCCGGGCACCCGGCATCTCCGTGGTCGCCGCGCCCACGGACGGCGACGGCGAGATCTTGACCGTCGTCGCCGCCGCGCGGGACGCCGGCCGGGACGTCGTGGTGGTCACGGCCGACCGCGGGCTCGTCGCGCGGGTCGAGGAGCTCGGCGCGCGGGCGACGGGGCCCGGCCGGATCCGCGCGCTGCTCGACGCGCGCGCGGACCGCGACGCGGCGCTAGGTGTACTGGGTCATGACGTTGGTGACACTCGGGCCGCGGGCGTGAGCCCGTGGCTTGAGTGGATTCGTTCAGTGTTGTAGTGCTCGATGAAGGGGTCAAGCGCGTCGGCGCGGTGTTGGTTGCTGGTGAAGGGTTGCCGGTAGGCCCACTCGGTCGCGAGGGTCCGGTTGAAGCGCTCGACCTTGCCGTTCTGCCAGGGGCAGTGCGGGCGGATGAACTTCTGCCGCGCGCCCAGGTCCTGGACGGCGTTCTTGAACGCGGTCGAGTGCCGGTAGGCGAACGCGTTGTCCGTGATGACCCGCTCGATCCGGGTGATCCCGCGCCCGGCGAAGTACGCCGCTGCGCGGGTCAGGAACCCGGCCGCGGTCGCGCCTTTCTCATCGGGATGGATCTCCGCGTAGGCGAGACGGGTGTGGTCATCGACCGCGGCATGGACGTAATCGAACCCGATCCCGCGGCCGCGGACCTGCTCGCTGCGCCCGTGGACCCGCCAGCCGCCTCCGTCCGGGATCCTCCCGAGCTTCTTCACGTCCACGTGGATCAGATCACCCGGATGCTCGTGCTCATACCGGTGCGCCGTTGACCGGGATGCCCGGATCACGGCCCCGGTGACGGGGTCCAACCATGCCAACGGCGGCGCCCCGTGCCGGCGCAGGATGCGGGAGATCGTACGGGATGGAACACCTGTCACCGGCGCCAGCCGCGCAGGACCCGCCCGCAACTGGGCCCGCGCTTCCAGCACGGCCCGTTCCCGCTCCGGGCTCGTTCGCCTCGGTACTGACCGGGGCCGCGATGACCGATCCGTCAGCCCTCGCAGCCCCTCGGCACGGAACCGGTTCACCCATCGATGCGCGCACTGCCGCGACACCCCCAGCTCCCGCGCGACGTGCGCGACCGGCCGACGATCCTCCACCACCCGCCGCACGAGGAGAACCCTCCCGTGAACCGTCAGACGAGCATTACCGTGGGACATCGAGGCCTCCTGGCGATGGTTGAACTGAACAGCTCCATCAAGCCAGGAGGCCTCTTCACACGCCCCGAAGTGTCACCAACGTCACGGCCGAGTACAGCTAGGCGGCCGGAGCGGGCTCGGCCGGAGCGGGCTCGGCCGGAGCGGGCTCGGCCGGAGCGGATCCGGTCGGCTCGGCCGACGGGAGCGCCGCCGAGGTCGCGTCCACGACCCCGGCGCGCCAGAGCGTGTGCAGGGCCTCGGCGGTCCTGCGGTGGCGTGCGGCGAGCACGCCGCCCGACGCCGGGAACAGCGTGTCCTCGCCGTCCGCGTCGAGCACCACGCCGCCCGCCTCGCGCACGATGAGCGTCGCCGCGAGGTGGTCGACCGGCCCGAACGAGCCGATGACCGCGCCCGCGCCGTGGCCGAGCGCGATGCCGGCGACCGTGAGGGTGCCGGAACCCATGATCCGCGTGGTGCAGTAGCGCGCGGCGAGCGCGTCGAGCAGCGGCAGCATCCCGGGCCACGGCGCGTGCCCGGCGAGCTCGGTGCTCACCATCCGGCCGCGGAGCGGATCCGCGTCGGGCGCGTGCACGCCGCCGGGCGTCGCCGCCAGGTCGAGGCGCGCGTCGGCGGACCAGGTGCCCTCGCCGGCCGCGGCCTCGACGACCGTGCCGCGCCAGGGATCCGCGACGACGCCCACGACGGGCTCGCCGTCGACCACGAGGGCCAGCGAGAAGCTCGTCCACGGCACGCCGTTCGCGAGGTTCGCGGTGCCGTCGACGGGGTCGAGGTACCAGCACGGGCGACCGGGCACGGCCTCGCCGCCGTACTCCTCGCCGACGAGCACGTGGTGCGGGAACTGCGCGCCGACCACCGCGCGCACGTCGCGCTCGACGGCCCGGTCGATCTCCGTCACGTGGTCGGCGGGATTCGCCTTCGTCGTGACCGCGCCGACCGCGTGCGAGCGGACGTGGTGCACGGCGCGCGCGGCGAGGTCGCGCGCCGCGGCCCGGGCCCGGGTCCGCTCCGCCTCGGGGGCGGTCGCACGGGCGTCCGCCGCGGCGGGGTCGGCCCGCCGGCGCGCGAGCACCTCGAGGAGCGTCGTCAGCTCGTTCGTGGTGATCGCGTCCACGCCGATCGACGCCAGCCACTCCATCTGGGCGGGCTCGTCGACGGTCCAGGCGGCCACCCGGGCGCCCAGCCCGTGGACGGCGTCGACCAGCGCGCGGCCGACGACGAGGTGCGGCATGTTGACCACCGCGGGCCGGAGCTCGGCCAGGTCGTCGGCGGTGGGCGGCTGCGGGTCGGACCACGGCAGCCAGATGACGGCGGCCGGGTCGAGCTCGCGGATCACGCGCATGCCGTCGAGGTGCCCGCACCAGGCGACCCGCGGCGTGCGCGGCGCCGCGGCGACGACCGCGTGGGCGGCGGCGGCCGGATCCCCTGACGCCATGTCGATCACGAGCTCGACGTCGGTGCCCGCGAGGAGCTCGAGCGCCTCGGCCAGCAGCGGGATCCGTGAGGAGCCGCCGCCGAGCGCCCGCGCGTCAGCGAGGTCGAGGTCCGCGATCCGCGCGTCGACGCCCCAGAGGCGCTCGAGCGTGTCGTCGTGGAGGAGGACGACGTGGCCGTCGCGCGTGACGTGGACGTCGACCTCGATCGTGCGCGCTCCGGCCTCGGCCGCCGAGCGGATGGCCGTGAGCGTGTTCTCGCGGTGCCGGGAGGAGTCGCCGCGGTGGGCGGTCGCCGCGGTCATCGGGCGTCGTCCGTCGCGGACGTGGCGGGCGCGCTCGCGGTGGTGGCAGCAGGTGCAGCAGGTGCAGCAGGTGCAGCCGGTGCGACGGGCGCGGCGCCCGGCGCCCGGTCCGGCACGAGGATCCCGTCCCGGTAGTGCCGCACCTCGCGGAGCGTCACGGTGCCGGCCTCGCCGATCGCGGGCGCGGATCCGGTGACGAGCGCGCGCACCTCCACGCCGCCTGCGTCGAGCACGAGCTCCTGGAAGTGGCCGTGCGGCAGCACGCGTCGGACGACCACGGAGGTCGCGTCGGCCGCGGGCTGGGACCCGCGCGGCGCGTAGTCGACGTCCTCCGGGCGGACCGCCCAGACGTCGGCGTCGGCCGAGGTCGGGACGAAGGCCGCGGGCGCGACGGCCGTGAGGGTCTCGGGCGTCGTGCCCTGCAGGCGCGGCGCGGGCAGCAGGTTAATGCTGCCGATGAACGACGCGACCACGAGGGTCCGCGGCCGCGCGTACAGCTCGGTGGGGGCGGAAACCTGCTCGATGCGGCCCTGGTGCATCACGGCGACGCGGTCGGAGATGGCGAGCGCCTCGTCCTGGTCGTGCGTGACCATGACCGTGGTGATCCCCAGCCGCTGCTGGATGTCGCGGATCTCCTCGCGCACCTTCACCCGCAGCTTCGCGTCGAGGTTCGACAGCGGCTCGTCGAGGAACAGCAGGTCGGGCTCCTGCACGATCGCGCGGGCGAGCGCCGCGCGCTGCTGCTCACCGCCGGAGATGTGCGCGGGCCGCGAGTGCGCGTGGTGCGCGAGGTTCACGGTCTCGAGCGCCGCCATGACCCGGCGGGCGACCTCGTCCTTGGGCAGCTTCCGCAGCGTGAGCGGGAAGGCCACGTTCTTGAAGACGGTGAGGTGCGGCCAGAGCGCGTAGTTCTGGAACACCATCGCGCTCGGCCGCTTGTCGGGGCCGGACGCCGTGACGTCGCGGCCGCCGATCACCACGGATCCGCGGTCGGGCTCGAGGAATCCGGCGATCATGCGGAGCGTGGTGGTCTTGCCGCAGCCCGACGGCCCGAGGAGCGCGACGAGCTCGCCGCGCGCGACGTCGAGGTGGAGGTCGTCGACGATGGTGCGGCCGCCGAGGTCCTTGGCGAGCCCGGCGACGACGAGGCCGGACGGGGCGGCCGTCGCGGTGCCGTCGTCGTGCGGGCGCGACGGGGCGGCGATCGTGGGGGAGGGTGCTGATGCGGTCATGGCCGGCCTAACGGATCTGGAAGCCCTCGGCCAGACGCCCGCCCATGATGTGGCGGCGGGCGAGCAGGAGGAGGGCGACGGAGGGGACGGAGAGGAGGATCGCGAACACGGCGGCGACCTGCTTCGGGTGGTTGAGGACGAGTGAGTACATCTCGGTCGGCATCGTCATGTAGACGGGTGCGCCCACGAGGTACGTGCCCTGCGCCTCGTCGAACGCGGCGAGGAACGACATGAGCACGGCCACGAGGATGCCCGGCAGCGCGAGCGGCAGGGTCACGTGCAGGAACGTCCGCACCCGCCCGGCGCCCGCGTCGCGCGCGGCCTCCTCGAGGGAGCGCGGCACGGCGCTGAAGGCTGCGGCCGGGATCCAGGTCATGAACACGACCGTGCCGATGAGCTGCACGATGACGATGCCCGTGATCGTGTTCATGAGGTGGAGCCCGTAGAACAGCGACGCCATCGACACGAAGAGCCCCATCTTGGGGAACGCGTTGGTGGCGAACAGTCCCACCAGCAGGATCCGCCGGCCCGGGAACTGGAACCGGGAGAACGCGTAGGCCGCCGGCAGGCAGACGAGCGCCGAGACGAGCACCGTGATGGGGGCGAAGTACAGCGAGTTGCGGACGGCCGCGGCGAGCTCGGCGTCCTCGAACACGACGCGCCACCAGTCGAGCGTGAGCCCGGCGGGGACGAGGCTCGGGTAGTCCCAGCTCGTCGCGAACGCGTGCACCGCGAGCCACAGGAGCGGGCCGAGGATGAAGACCGCGACGACCGCGAACAGCGCGGCCTGGATCCAGCCGCGGACGGAGAGGAGCGCGCGCATCAGACCCGGCCCTCCTTCTTCGCGGAGCGGAAGTTGGCCCGCACGTAGAGGAACGCGATGCCGGACGCGAGGACGAACACCACGACGGCCATGACGATCGACTCCTGCGGGTGGTTGAAGCCCGTGAAGTACTTCGAGATGTCGACGCCGAGCATGCTGGGCGCGTTCGGTCCCGTGAAGTACGGCACCGTGAAGGAGCCGAGCACGCCGATCGCCGTGAAGGTCGTCGCGATGACGAGCGGGATCGCGGCGAGCGGCACGAGCACGCGCGTGACGATGGCCCACGTCGATGCGCCCGCGTCGCGGGCGGCCTCGATCATGGCGTCGGGGATGCCCTGCACGCCGGACGTCGCCATGAGCGTGGCGAACGGCAGGCTGGTCCAGACGGATCCGATCACCACCGCCACGGTCGTGTAGCCCCACGTCGGCCCCTCGAGGCCGACGAGCGCGAAGACCGTGCGCACGAA
This window of the Clavibacter sepedonicus genome carries:
- a CDS encoding NUDIX domain-containing protein, which codes for MTAERPPEPPRGAHRDSGDVWVESPEGQRFWGAFGAAGLLVHDPDRGVLLQHRVAWSHHGGTWGLPGGARHAGESAIDGAAREAAEEAGVPPAGIRPVLATVLDLGFWSYTTVTARVLRPFEPRVADAESIELSWVPVDEVDARELHPGFGRAWPMLRGELAREVTLVVDTANLLGSRPDGWWHDRAGSTTRLLVELDGLARDGLPAADLGLPGDVRWPEVVAVVEGHARDAALPSPAQDAAPPVLRAPGISVVAAPTDGDGEILTVVAAARDAGRDVVVVTADRGLVARVEELGARATGPGRIRALLDARADRDAALGVLGHDVGDTRAAGVSPWLEWIRSVL
- a CDS encoding IS481-like element IS1121 family transposase; translated protein: MSHGNARLTVHGRVLLVRRVVEDRRPVAHVARELGVSRQCAHRWVNRFRAEGLRGLTDRSSRPRSVPRRTSPERERAVLEARAQLRAGPARLAPVTGVPSRTISRILRRHGAPPLAWLDPVTGAVIRASRSTAHRYEHEHPGDLIHVDVKKLGRIPDGGGWRVHGRSEQVRGRGIGFDYVHAAVDDHTRLAYAEIHPDEKGATAAGFLTRAAAYFAGRGITRIERVITDNAFAYRHSTAFKNAVQDLGARQKFIRPHCPWQNGKVERFNRTLATEWAYRQPFTSNQHRADALDPFIEHYNTERIHSSHGLTPAARVSPTS
- a CDS encoding inositol monophosphatase family protein; the encoded protein is MTAATAHRGDSSRHRENTLTAIRSAAEAGARTIEVDVHVTRDGHVVLLHDDTLERLWGVDARIADLDLADARALGGGSSRIPLLAEALELLAGTDVELVIDMASGDPAAAAHAVVAAAPRTPRVAWCGHLDGMRVIRELDPAAVIWLPWSDPQPPTADDLAELRPAVVNMPHLVVGRALVDAVHGLGARVAAWTVDEPAQMEWLASIGVDAITTNELTTLLEVLARRRADPAAADARATAPEAERTRARAAARDLAARAVHHVRSHAVGAVTTKANPADHVTEIDRAVERDVRAVVGAQFPHHVLVGEEYGGEAVPGRPCWYLDPVDGTANLANGVPWTSFSLALVVDGEPVVGVVADPWRGTVVEAAAGEGTWSADARLDLAATPGGVHAPDADPLRGRMVSTELAGHAPWPGMLPLLDALAARYCTTRIMGSGTLTVAGIALGHGAGAVIGSFGPVDHLAATLIVREAGGVVLDADGEDTLFPASGGVLAARHRRTAEALHTLWRAGVVDATSAALPSAEPTGSAPAEPAPAEPAPAEPAPAA
- a CDS encoding ABC transporter ATP-binding protein — encoded protein: MTASAPSPTIAAPSRPHDDGTATAAPSGLVVAGLAKDLGGRTIVDDLHLDVARGELVALLGPSGCGKTTTLRMIAGFLEPDRGSVVIGGRDVTASGPDKRPSAMVFQNYALWPHLTVFKNVAFPLTLRKLPKDEVARRVMAALETVNLAHHAHSRPAHISGGEQQRAALARAIVQEPDLLFLDEPLSNLDAKLRVKVREEIRDIQQRLGITTVMVTHDQDEALAISDRVAVMHQGRIEQVSAPTELYARPRTLVVASFIGSINLLPAPRLQGTTPETLTAVAPAAFVPTSADADVWAVRPEDVDYAPRGSQPAADATSVVVRRVLPHGHFQELVLDAGGVEVRALVTGSAPAIGEAGTVTLREVRHYRDGILVPDRAPGAAPVAPAAPAAPAAPAATTASAPATSATDDAR
- a CDS encoding ABC transporter permease produces the protein MRALLSVRGWIQAALFAVVAVFILGPLLWLAVHAFATSWDYPSLVPAGLTLDWWRVVFEDAELAAAVRNSLYFAPITVLVSALVCLPAAYAFSRFQFPGRRILLVGLFATNAFPKMGLFVSMASLFYGLHLMNTITGIVIVQLIGTVVFMTWIPAAAFSAVPRSLEEAARDAGAGRVRTFLHVTLPLALPGILVAVLMSFLAAFDEAQGTYLVGAPVYMTMPTEMYSLVLNHPKQVAAVFAILLSVPSVALLLLARRHIMGGRLAEGFQIR